In Oryza glaberrima chromosome 8, OglaRS2, whole genome shotgun sequence, the following are encoded in one genomic region:
- the LOC127781782 gene encoding soluble starch synthase 3a, chloroplastic/amyloplastic, producing MEMALRPQSLLCPRSRLKVVIRPASSASGGGLAQYFLMTRRYTGSRIVRCMVSSSDCPNRKAKRTISLHTEVASSRGYAPRIAAESSIQEREHINSDEETFDTYNRLLRNESTEWKKLDTTEVDLSQDVSSSSMRKVDATDEAKLDILEDDLPRNLLNGVTMGEVDMLDEAGAEDDVFEVDLSALHNSTVGKVDAVNEVGTENDLFEVDLSALHSAAVGKVDVVDGAKAKEDLFEMDSLALHSVTMGKVDAINAAGAEGDKFEVDLSALASNNSMIEAVNVMDEAKAIEDTLEVDLSGNATSSSTYGEVKFEVDSLGNTSSTVMYGPADGAYEPRSDEVTFKVDSSENASNNVMYGRADVVDESWADEGIFEVDFFTNASSGAEYGKVDVVDEAKTDDFTFEIDSLEKDSNNKMHGKAHMVDEAWDDEAIFEVDLFGNASSIPIYGEVNVLDEARADDGKFEVDLLGNTSSNSTHEEVDVVDEAQTGEATFEVDLLGNALSSAIYKEVPVMGGAQDDEVDVDFSINASITETEKEADAVDEARVEDETFDMDLVGKQISIDSMNDDVVEEGTKHHRYPMLSSAFIEVKTIHETPVSLKPELMSVVMDQEQDKPISSVYQQEGSIFNLHAENQSTVDFHEREQMAITFDKQKESVAKLSKEDQQTAGLPEQNMSFDGVHRKSQSIIGLPFQHQSIVSSPEKYRSIVGFPGQNQSIISSHKQDKSIVGVPKKIQSIVGSTKHDDSIVGFRKQDRSIVSVPEQKQSIVGFHKQDLSIVAVSEQNLSIVAIPRESQSKQISIVRRHDPLHLKEVETKDRDGISKKSGGDDDLPHMLFEEELSQVEDEARAIAYKKQHEVDIISLTPDIQESPQDNIDPQELRRMLQELADQNCSMGNKLFVFPEAVKANSTIDVYLNRNLSALANEPDVHIKGAFNSWRWRPFTERLHKSELSGDWWSCKLHIPKEAYRLDFVFFNGRLVYDNNDSNDFVLQVESTMDEDSFEEFLVEEKKRELERVATEEAERRRHAEEQQRMGEQRAAEQAAREQAKKEIELKKNKLQNLLSSARTHVDNLWHIEPSTYRQGDTVRLYYNRNSRPLMHSTEIWMHGGCNSWTDGLSIVERLVECDDENGDWWYANVHIPEKAFVLDWVFADGPPGNARNYDNNGRQDFHAILPNAMTNEEYWVEEENCIYTRLLHEIREREEAIKIKVEKRAKMKSEMKEKTMRMFLLSQKHIVYTEPLEIRAGTTVDVLYNPSNTVLNGKPEVWFRWSFNRWMHPSGVLPPKKMVKTEDGCHLKATVSVPSDAYMMDFVFSESEEGGIYDNRNGTDYHIPVSGSNAKEPPIHIVHIAVEMAPIAKVGGLADVVTSLSRAIQELGHHVEVILPKYNFMNQSNVKNLHVRQSFSLGGTEIKVWFGLVEDLSVYFLEPQNGMFGGGWVYGGNDAGRFGLFCQSALEFLLQSGSSPHIIHCHDWSSAPVAWLYKEHYAESRLATARIIFTIHNLEFGAHFIGKAMTYCDKATTVSHTYSKEVAGHGAIAPHRGKFYGILNGIDPDIWDPYTDNFIPMHYTSENVVEGKNAAKRALQQRFGLQQTDVPIVGIITRLTAQKGIHLIKHALHRTLERNGQVVLLGSAPDPRIQSDFCRLADSLHGENHGRVRLCLTYDEPLSHLIYAGSDFILVPSIFEPCGLTQLVAMRYGSIPIVRKTGGLYDTVFDVDHDKDRARVLGLEPNGFSFDGADCNGVDYALNRAISSWFEARGWFHSLCKRVMEQDWSWNRPALDYIELYHSAHKF from the exons ATGGAGATGGCTCTCCGGCCTCAAAGCCTTCTATGCCCTCGGAGCAGGCTGAAGGTCGTCATCCGGCCAGCTAGCAGTGCCAGCGGTGGTGGCCTCGCGCAG taTTTCTTAATGACCAGGAGATATACTGGAAGCAGAATTGTTCGATGCATGGTTTCAAGTTCAG ACTGTCCTAATAGGAAAGCAAAGAGGACGATTTCCCTTCATACGGAAGTCGCTTCTTCTAGGGGATATGCTCCGAGAATTGCTGCTGAATCAAGTATTCAGGAGCGAGAACATATTAATAGTGATGAAGAAACATTTGATACGTACAACAGATTACTACGTAATGAGTCAACAGAGTGGAAAAAGTTAGATACTACTGAAGTGGATTTGTCACAAGATGTTTCAAGCAGTTCAATGAGGAAAGTGGATGCGACGGATGAAGCTAAGCTAGATATACTTGAGGATGATTTGCCCAGAAATTTGTTGAACGGTGTAACAATGGGGGAAGTAGATATGTTGGATGAAGCTGGGGCAGAAGATGATGTATTTGAGGTGGACTTGTCAGCCTTGCATAATTCCACAGTGGGGAAAGTGGATGCGGTAAATGAAGTTGGGACTGAAAATGACTTATTTGAGGTGGATCTGTCAGCATTGCATAGTGCTGCAGTGGGGAAGGTGGATGTAGTAGATGGAGCTAAAGCTAAAGAAGATTTGTTTGAGATGGATTCATTAGCATTGCACAGTGTTACAATGGGGAAGGTGGATGCAATAAATGCAGCTGGAGCTGAAGGAGACAAATTTGAGGTGGATCTGTCTGCGCTCGCGTCGAACAATTCAATGATAGAGGCAGTTAATGTGATGGATGAAGCTAAGGCTATAGAAGACACACTCGAGGTGGATTTGTCAGGAAATGCTACAAGCAGTTCAACATATGGGGAAGTTAAATTTGAGGTGGATTCATTAGGAAATACTTCAAGCACTGTAATGTATGGGCCAGCGGATGGAGCGTATGAACCTCGGTCCGATGAAGTCACTTTTAAGGTGGATTCATCAGAAAATGCGTCAAACAATGTAATGTATGGGAGAGCAGATGTGGTGGATGAATCTTGGGCTGATGAAGGCATATTTGAGGTGGATTTTTTTACAAATGCTTCAAGCGGCGCAGAATATGGAAAAGTGGATGTGGTGGATGAAGCTAAAACTGATGATTTCACATTTGAGATTGATTCATTAGAAAAAGATTCAAACAATAAAATGCACGGGAAAGCTCATATGGTGGATGAAGCTTGGGACGATGAAGCCATATTTGAGGTTGATTTGTTTGGAAATGCTTCAAGCATTCCGATATATGGGGAGGTGAATGTGTTGGATGAAGCTCGGGCTGATGATGGAAAATTTGAGGTTGACTTATTAGGGAATACTTCTAGCAATTCAACACATGAGGAAGTGGATGTGGTAGATGAAGCTCAAACAGGTGAAGCCACATTTGAGGTGGATTTGCTTGGAAATGCTTTAAGCAGTGCAATATATAAAGAAGTGCCTGTCATGGGTGGAGCTCAGGATGATGAAGTTGATGTAGATTTCTCAATAAATGCTTCAATCACCGAAACAGAAAAGGAAGCAGATGCAGTTGATGAAGCTAGAGTTGAAGATGAGACATTTGATATGGATTTAGTAGGTAAACAGATATCAATCGATTCTATGAATGATGATGTAGTTGAAGAAGGGACTAAACATCACAGATATCCAATGTTGTCTTCAGCATTCATAGAAGTCAAGACCATTCATGAAACACCTGTAAGTTTAAAGCCTGAACTTATGTCAGTTGTCATGGATCAGGAACAAGACAAACCAATTTCCAGCGTTTATCAACAAGAAGGATCAATTTTTAATTTGCATGCAGAAAACCAATCAACGGTAGATTTTCATGAACGGGAGCAAATGGCTATTACTTTTGATAAACAAAAGGAATCAGTTGCTAAACTCTCTAAAGAAGACCAACAGACTGCTGGTTTACCTGAGCAAAACATGTCCTTTGATGGTGTCCATAGGAAAAGCCAGTCAATTATTGGGCTCCCATTTCAACACCAATCAATTGTTAGTTCCCCTGAAAAATACCGATCAATTGTGGGTTTTCCTGGacaaaatcaatcaatcatcaGCTCTCATAAACAAGACAAATCAATTGTTGGTGTTcctaaaaaaattcaatccaTTGTTGGTTCCACTAAGCATGATGATTCAATTGTTGGTTTCCGCAAACAAGACAGATCAATTGTTAGTGTGCCTGAGCAAAAACAATCAATAGTTGGTTTTCATAAACAAGATCTATCAATTGTTGCTGTCAGCGAACAAAATCTATCAATTGTTGCTATACCTAGAGAGAGTCAATCAAAGCAAATTTCTATTGTTCGGAGACATGATCCACTACATTTGAAGGAAGTGGAAACAAAGGATAGAGATGGCATATCTAAAAAATCTGGTGGTGACGATGATTTGCCACATATGCTCTTCGAAGAAGAGCTTTCACAGGTTGAAGATGAAGCAAGGGCAATCGCCTATAAAAAGCAGCATGAAGTTGATATAATCTCTTTGACTCCAGATATCCAGGAGTCACCACAGGACAATATCGACCCACAAGAACTCCGAAGGATGCTCCAAGAACTTGCTGACCAGAATTGTTCAATGGGTAACAAGCTTTTCGTTTTTCCAGAGGCAGTGAAGGCTAATTCGACAATTGATGTATATTTGAATCGTAACCTATCGGCTTTGGCGAATGAGCCTGATGTCCACATCAAAGGAGCATTCAATAGTTGGAGATGGAGGCCTTTCACCGAAAGACTGCACAAGAGTGAATTGAGTGGGGATTGGTGGTCTTGCAAACTGCACATACCCAAGGAAGCTTATAGATTAGACTTTGTGTTCTTCAATGGTCGTTTAGTCTATGATAACAATGATAGTAATGATTTTGTGCTGCAAGTAGAAAGTACAATGGATGAAGATTCCTTTGAGGAGTTCTtggttgaagaaaagaaaagagaactTGAGAGAGTTGCCACTGAAGAAGCTGAAAGGAGGAGGCATGCTGAAGAGCAGCAGCGAATGGGAGAACAAAGGGCTGCAGAACAAGCTGCCAGGGAACAGGCTAAGAAGGAGATAGAGTTGAAGAAGAACAAATTGCAAAATCTGTTGAGTTCAGCCAGAACACATGTTGATAATTTGTGGCACATAGAGCCTAGCACATATAGACAAGGGGACACTGTCAGATTGTACTATAACAGAAACTCAAGGCCGCTTATGCATAGTACTGAGATCTGGATGCATGGTGGTTGCAATAGTTGGACTGATGGACTCTCTATTGTTGAAAGACTTGTCGAATGTGATGACGAAAATGGTGATTGGTGGTATGCTAATG TTCATATACCTGAAAAGGCCTTTGTATTGGACTGGGTTTTTGCTGACGGGCCACCTGGAAATGCAAGGAATTATGACAACAATGGTCGACAAGATTTTCATGCTATTCTTCCAAATGCCATGACTAACGAAGAATATTGGGTTGAAGAGGAAAACTGTATCTATACAAGGCTTCTCCACGAGATCAGAGAACGGGAGGAAGCTATTAAAATAAAG GttgagaaaagagcaaaaatgAAATCTGAGATGAAGGAAAAGACTATGAGAATGTTTCTACTTTCTCAGAAACACATTGTTTATACTGAACCACTTGAAATACGTGCTGGAACAACTGTGGATGTTCTATATAATCCTTCTAATACGGTGCTAAATGGAAAGCCAGAGGTTTGGTTTAGGTGGTCCTTTAACCGATGGATGCATCCAAGTGGTGTTTTACCACCCAAGAAGATGGTGAAAACAGAAGATGGTTGTCACTTAAAAGCGACAG TTAGTGTTCCATCGGATGCTTATATGATGGACTTTGTTTTCTCTGAGTCGGAAGAAGGTGGAATCTATGACAACAGGAATGGGACAGACTATCATATTCCTGTTTCTGGTTCCAATGCAAAGGAGCCTCCCATTCATATTGTCCATATAGCGGTTGAGATGGCACCCATTGCAAAG GTTGGAGGCCTTGCTGACGTTGTCACAAGTCTTTCACGTGCAATTCAAGAGTTAGGCCATCATGTTGAGGTTATTCTCCCGAAATATAATTTTATGAATCAAAGCAAT GTGAAGAATTTGCATGTACGCCAAAGCTTTTCTTTGGGTGGTACAGAAATTAAAGTGTGGTTTGGACTAGTTGAAGACCTGTCTGTTTACTTCTTGGAACCTCAAAATGG GATGTTTGGGGGTGGATGGGTATATGGAGGGAACGATGCTGGCAGATTTGGCTTGTTCTGTCAGTCTGCTCTAGAGTTCCTCCTTCAGAGTGGATCTTCTCCA CATATAATACACTGCCATGATTGGTCAAGTGCACCAGTTGCCTGGCTATACAAGGAACACTATGCAGAATCCAGGTTGGCAACTGCCCGGATTATATTTACCATCCATAATCTTGAGTTTGGAGCACATTTTATTGGAAAAGCAATGACATACTGCGACAAAGCCACAACT GTTTCTCACACGTATTCAAAGGAAGTCGCAGGTCATGGTGCCATAGCTCCTCATCGTGGAAAATTCTATGGAATTCTCAATGGAATTGATCCAGATATCTGGGATCCATATACTGATAACTTCATCCCG ATGCATTATACTTCTGAAAATGTGGTTGAAGGCAAGAATGCTGCAAAGAGAGCATTGCAGCAGAGGTTTGGACTGCAGCAGACTGATGTCCCCATTGTTGGAATCATCACTCGTCTGACAGCCCAGAAGGGTATCCACCTCATTAAACATGCACTTCATCGGACACTTGAACGCAATGGACAG GTGGTTTTGCTTGGTTCAGCTCCAGATCCTCGGATACAGAGTGATTTCTGCAGATTGGCTGATAGTCTTCATGGTGAAAACCATGGCAGGGTTAGACTATGTTTAACTTATGACGAGCCTCTCTCACACCTG ATATATGCTGGCTCTGACTTCATCCTTGTTCCATCCATCTTTGAACCTTGCGGTTTGACTCAACTTGTTGCCATGCGCTATGGATCCATCCCTATTGTTCGGAAAACCGGAG GACTTTACGACACTGTTTTCGACGTAGACCATGACAAAGACCGGGCTCGAGTTCTAGGCCTTGAACCAAATGGGTTCAGCTTTGATGGAGCTGACTGTAATGGTGTGGATTACGCCCTGAACAG AGCAATCTCTTCTTGGTTTGAAGCCCGCGGTTGGTTCCACTCCCTCTGCAAAAGGGTCATGGAGCAAGACTGGTCCTGGAACCGGCCTGCCCTGGACTACATTGAACTGTACCATTCAGCTCACAAATTTTGA